One window from the genome of Dermacentor silvarum isolate Dsil-2018 chromosome 5, BIME_Dsil_1.4, whole genome shotgun sequence encodes:
- the LOC119453431 gene encoding THAP domain-containing protein 3-like, translated as MQTPTAVTAINGAKRGGRLPLLRARCKYSSTVVASQAPSSSAPFAGRLCCESSSVGVRGCASRRENGFTLFTIPRRKNDTARRRKWIHSIGRKDFVPTKHTVLCELHFTYDQFEPLILEQYGRKKLKPNAVPTIFSHRSALPLPNKSAHLPASNVTSVVPAELPMPIEEDTSIHDTSGEQCIPEVPIEEDTSIHDTSGEHCIPDIPTVEEPEVHDSREQPSFPEGPQTATQPSVSSMATTEPPASDLEHASHQALLDRISELERLQEQSKRKLAASKRRYLKSEKEKEQLKSKIKHLSVMTK; from the exons ATGCAAACACCTACGGCCGTCACCGCTATCAATGGCGCCAAAAGGGGTG GCCGCCTCCCTCTGTTGCGAGCACGGtgtaaatattcttccaccgtggttgcGAGCCAAGCTCCGTCTTCGTCGGCGCCATTTGCAGGCCGCCTCTGTTGCGAGTCAAGCTCCGTCGGGGTACGAGGG TGCGCCAGCCGGCGTGAAAATGGCTTCACGCTGTTCACCATCCCTCGAAGAAAAAATGACACCGCGCGTAGAAGGAAGTGGATTCATAGCATCGGCCGTAAGGACTTCGTTCCGACCAAGCATACTGTGCTCTGTGAG CTGCATTTCACTTATGATCAGTTCGAGCCGCTGATACTGGAGCAGTACGGGAGGAAGAAATTGAAACCTAATGCCGTTCCGACAATTTTCTCTCACCGAAGTGCACTGCCACTCCCAAACAAAAGTG CACATCTACCTGCGAGCAATGTCACATCTGTAGTGCCTGCCGAGTTGCCCA TGCCAATCGAAGAAGACACCTCGATTCATGATACCAGTGGTGAGCAGTGCATCCCTGAAG TGCCAATCGAAGAAGACACCTCGATTCATGATACCAGTGGTGAGCACTGCATCCCTGATA TCCCCACTGTAGAAGAACCCGAGGTTCATGACTCAAGGGAGCAGCCGTCTTTTCCTGAAG GTCCCCAAACAGCCACGCAACCATCTGTAAGCAGCATGGCGACAACAGAGCCTCCTGCATCTGACCTTGAGCATGCTT caCACCAAGCCCTGTTAGATCGCATATCAGAGCTGGAGCGCCTTCAAGAACAATCAAAGAGGAAACTAGCAGCTTCCAAGAGGAGATAccttaaaagtgaaaaagaaaaggaacagcTGAAGTCAAAAATTAAACATCTTTCAGTGATGACCAAATGA